Sequence from the Nitrosopumilus maritimus SCM1 genome:
ATCATTAATCTTTGTTCTAATTTGAGATAATGAAGGAATACTTTCATCACTATCCAACTTTCTTACAAAAGAATTTTCATCAAGTGTAATTGAATTTCCATAAACTTTGGATGGCATGCATTCTATGACGTCTCCTTCTACACAAATACTGGTTGAATTTGATGAATCATTAATGTTGTAAAGATTCCTTTGATTATCTACCGCTAAAATCATGTTTCTTCCATTTTCTGTTGGTGACATTGAAAGAATTCTTGCAATTACTGGTTCTGCTTCTTTACCTCCTTCAATCTCAATTATTGTTGCATCATTTCCATGAATTTCTAATCCTTGATTTCCAGATTTTACTTTGACACCAAGTAGTCTCACTTTAGCTGACTGTGAAATCATATTTGGAATTGATGATTCATCTTTTCCCCATAACACTACTCTCATTCCACTGCCGTCTTTTCCTTTTAGCCTCATTCTCAAGGCTTTTCCAGGCATACCTCTAGAGTTTGTAAATTCCATACCGCTAATTACTCCATCAATTTCTCCTAAAACTACAAGATCTTTTTGACCTTCTTGCAACTCACTCACATCTTTTGTTATTGTGTCTATTGTTGGAATTTCACTTGTAGAATCAGTAGCTTCTACATTTGAACCTGAACCAATGTTAATTGTTGGTGAACCATCAAGATCAGATTTAACATAAGCTTTGATAATTTTAATCAAGTCTCCTGGTTTCAGATTTTCAATTCCAGGAAGATTTGCTTTATCATCCCATAACTTTACACTTGCTGTAGAATTTGCATCATCATATACTGTCATAGTTCTGAGATAAAATGGAGAACCATCTTTTCTTGAAAATTGTTTTGCAGGTGATAAATTCAATACTCTAGTTTCTAATGAAATTTCTTTTGCTCCTGCATAGAGATCTTTCAAACTCATTTCTACTTTTAGTGGCCCTGATAATGTAACCCCATAATCTGATGCAATCAAGAATAAAGCTCCTTGATCAGTTAGATACCCTGCACCAATTTTCTCTTTTTTTAATTTAATTTGCTCTTCAATAATTTCTTTAGTTAACTCTGGTTTTTGTTCAATTAACTTTTCAACTAGACTATCAAATTCCGACAATTCATAATTGCTACCTTTATTCTATTAATAAAAATTTCATTATCTCCTATCATTTTATTTACATAAAATTAGATCGCATAATTGTTAATTTCAAATTGTCATCCTCAAATTTTTCTTATTTTGAATATATTGTCTCATAATTGACTTGACTACTGCAAAATCTACGGTTAAACCACTGATTAACTAAATTAGTAGGATGATCGCAGTTTCGTTATGTCATGTATTGATGTTAATCATCTATCAAAATCATATGGCTCCCTAAAAGCAGTAGATGATATTGTTTTATCAGTAAAACCTGGCCAAGTATTTGGATTTTTAGGCCCAAATGGTGCTGGAAAATCAACTACTATCAAATTACTCACAACTCTGATTCCTCCCTCAAACGGCTCCCTTGAGATATTGGGAATCGATGCAATCAAAAATCCATTAGAAATACGCCACAAAATTGGAGTAGTCTTACAACAACCTAGCTATGAGCCCACCTTGTCTGTTGAAAAATCCCTTGACAAGTATGGAATGATGTGGGATGTTCCCAAAATTCAACGTAAGGAAAGAATGGAACAACTCATGAAAGATTTTGACCTAGTTGAGATCAGAAAAAAAAGAAATGAAGATTTGTCTATTGGTCAGCGAAGGCGAGTGCAAGTCGCACGTGAATTCATGCATGATATGGATTTGTTATTTTTAGATGAACCTACAGTTGGATTAGATCCTAGTGCAAGACGAAAATTGTTGGATTATTTAAAAAATAAAGTTAAAACTGGATTGACAATTTTCTATACCACTCACATTCTAACAGAGGCAGAATATCTCTGTGATGAAATTGCAATTATTGATAAAGGTAAAATTGTAACTGTTGATTCTCCTGAAGCATTAAAAAGTAAATTTGGAAAAGAAAAAACTATTAAAATTCATTTATTGGAAAAAAACTCTAAAATTCTTGATTTACTAGAAGGAATTTCTGATTGTAAAATAAATTTTGAATCTGGAACAAATATTGTAATCCATTCTGAACAATCTGAATTAGTTTTGTTAAAAGTTTTGAAAATACTGAATGATAATGACATTGAGATAGAAGATCTTTCTGCAATTCCAACAAATCTTGAAGAAATATTCCTAAAAATGGTGAGAGAAAATGAATCCAATAATTAGACTAGTAAACAGAAATCTTACAATTTCCTTAAATCCTGGATTTTTAATTTGGCAGGTAATCTTTCCTTTGATCTATATCTTTGTAGCAGGTTTTGCATATGCACCATTAATTCAAAATGTGCCATTTGGTGCAAAAGATCTTGATTATCCAGCATTTCTTGCATCAGGTATGATTGGATTCAACATAATGAATAGTACCTTAGTTTCTGGAATCATAATCTGGAATGATCGAAGACATGGAATGTTTGAACAAATAATGTCTGGCCCATTTACAAGAAGTCATTACATTCTTAGCAATATTTGCACTATAGGCATAATTGGTTTAGTTAGTGCTTCATTGATTGCTTTAGTAGGGTATCCAGTATTTTTTG
This genomic interval carries:
- a CDS encoding single-stranded DNA-binding protein, with the translated sequence MSEFDSLVEKLIEQKPELTKEIIEEQIKLKKEKIGAGYLTDQGALFLIASDYGVTLSGPLKVEMSLKDLYAGAKEISLETRVLNLSPAKQFSRKDGSPFYLRTMTVYDDANSTASVKLWDDKANLPGIENLKPGDLIKIIKAYVKSDLDGSPTINIGSGSNVEATDSTSEIPTIDTITKDVSELQEGQKDLVVLGEIDGVISGMEFTNSRGMPGKALRMRLKGKDGSGMRVVLWGKDESSIPNMISQSAKVRLLGVKVKSGNQGLEIHGNDATIIEIEGGKEAEPVIARILSMSPTENGRNMILAVDNQRNLYNINDSSNSTSICVEGDVIECMPSKVYGNSITLDENSFVRKLDSDESIPSLSQIRTKINDVKVDGNYCIEAIILKVPERREVQTKTGESIALSEMFVEDDTGQIWVKGWRNQARLIDKCELGEIVSITGLNAKAGLEGRIEMFLTAFSKITKKN
- a CDS encoding ABC transporter ATP-binding protein; amino-acid sequence: MSCIDVNHLSKSYGSLKAVDDIVLSVKPGQVFGFLGPNGAGKSTTIKLLTTLIPPSNGSLEILGIDAIKNPLEIRHKIGVVLQQPSYEPTLSVEKSLDKYGMMWDVPKIQRKERMEQLMKDFDLVEIRKKRNEDLSIGQRRRVQVAREFMHDMDLLFLDEPTVGLDPSARRKLLDYLKNKVKTGLTIFYTTHILTEAEYLCDEIAIIDKGKIVTVDSPEALKSKFGKEKTIKIHLLEKNSKILDLLEGISDCKINFESGTNIVIHSEQSELVLLKVLKILNDNDIEIEDLSAIPTNLEEIFLKMVRENESNN
- a CDS encoding ABC transporter permease, producing MNPIIRLVNRNLTISLNPGFLIWQVIFPLIYIFVAGFAYAPLIQNVPFGAKDLDYPAFLASGMIGFNIMNSTLVSGIIIWNDRRHGMFEQIMSGPFTRSHYILSNICTIGIIGLVSASLIALVGYPVFFESVEFSLITIPVIVFGAITGSVLFGSLASIISTRLRSSEGFNVIINTVFLFFAFVSSAFYPADNVPEPLRTAFYLNPLTYLVDVIRAGIFGNITEFVIVEMLVLVGIASALFIVASKLLTKLDF